The genomic stretch atggggatgtagattacataaataaaatgtatgtgtatttaaaaaaaatatagaaatactTCCAGTGCTGATGTATACTACTTGTAATTTTCCACTTCAGTTCAAGTTAAGCCATATTGTACTGATCTAGTACTTTGCACTATAACATAGCACTGCTTCAGCTTGTTGTCCTTGAAACTATACTTTAGATTTTTGTAGatgtattatttcaaatttgcAAATCACAGATTACTTAATAAATGCCCATTACCTTAAccttaatatttaaatgatacTATCAAGCACATTTTCCATACAAATTATGATTCTTCTGTAATTTTTCCAATATGTCTGGCATATGGCTGGTAGAAGTGTCTGTTATATCATCTGCCTCTGTTCCCTGTGCCAACTATATCCTCCTTACTGGTGTACAGGACTTCTTGAACAAATCTGttccatatttaaatatgtcaGGGTTGACATTTCATAATGAGCTCAGGTGCTAATACTGTAGCATATCTAATACCGCTAACTCCTTCCTAGCAAAGCTCCCAATAAAGCTACcattaacatattttatttaacaaataccTTATTAAAGCTATTATTATGctagtttttacattttaaaattatattggatcgttttattgtatttaatgaAGAATTCTGCTTTAAAGGTAAAAAGTTAAATAATATAGTTCAGCAATTACAactttgtcatttttatgtttGCTAATATGTTTGACCTCATAAGCTGAAAGTCACAATACAAACTTGTCCTTAAAAATGCTAAACATTTAATATAAGGATATATAACACCACCACAATACCTTTAATATATATCTGAATATGTATACTGACATTCAGATAACAGGATACCAAGTCCATTTCAAATCCAACTCTTGTAATCTGGGCACATTCAACTGAAAGTGAAAGGCTTTGATAGTAATACAAGACTATTTGGCTTTTGGTCTACGagccatttatatatatatatatatatatatatatatatatatatatatatatatatatatatatatatatatatatacacacatttttttcccttttgtaTATTTCCATCAAATATACCATGACCTCTCTATGGAAAAGTACATTTCTGCAAAGTTTCTCTCCACTCAACTTAAATCACCTACAGTCAAATTTTCTTAATGAGACAGTGCCCGACTTACAGTCCATGTTATCTTCCACTCTAACAATTTTACAAACTTGATCTAGCAAAGCAAATGGTAAAATTTTCAATTAACTTTAGCCTTGCGCAGGATTTGTTGGACAGTGATTGAGGTGGTACTCCTAAGACCACTGAACAACAACAGTGATACTTTCAGTACTTACTCACTCATTTGGTCAACCCTAACGCCTACtgatatatgaataatacatttctCACATCATAGCCTTTCCTTTTCTTCAACCTTTTCTTGTTTAACTTCTTGCAGGCATATAGTTTTCCTGTGGCCCTCATCTGACAGGCAGACACTTCCCCAAAGCCCCCTTTGCCAAGCACACGGAAGTCCAGCAACCATTCCTCAGACATGGGTTGCATCTCCAGCCACTTCCATTGCAAGAACCTCTTGAAGTACATGGTCTCCAAGTAGAAGGTGAAGGGAACCTCCTTGAGAAAATCTAGAACGCAGGCCAGGATGTCAAAAAACAGTCCATCTGAAGCACCCTCAAGCCGCTCTTTGACTTTGGTGATGTCGTTTTCTGGTAGGAAGGGACAGAAGTACTTGGCTGAGGGTTCCATATAGCGTTGGATGATCTTGGCGGCCTTGCTGGCACGATCTTTATCCTCAGCTGTGTCATATTCCTCCACGTCCTTCCACAGGCGGCAGGGCCCTTTGTACTCATTTGCTGTCTCTAGGTATTCCTGGAAGAGCCGTTTGCCAATGGGCTGCTCAACACAGATGCTCTTGAACTGGAGGTCCAGAGTCTCCCTAAGGCCTTCACATACTGTGATGTGGGGCAGCTTAAGTCTGGCATGGAACTTCTTGTCCCGGTTAGCTGCTGGGTTGGCTGTTCCATCAAAGCTGCCACGAGCTGAGATGTATGCAGAGTTTGCAACCACTGTGGTAAGACCACCAATATCCATGGCGACAAAGCAAGTAAGTAGATTAAGGAAGATGAACTGAAAAATAAGTGAACCCGTTGACTAGATAACTTGCTTGTTCCAAACCTTACTTGGTCAGAGCGAGAGCATTGGAGCTCAGCGCCCTTATCCAAGTAGACAGATAACTAgtggagacacaggggaagcaGGCCAGATGAACAGACATCAAAATCCTCAAATTACAGGTGGAATTAGAGTCCATGGGATTCAAGTCCTAGCGAAAGTGCGTATCCAGACCAATGCTTCTCAGGGGATGGTGACCACTGAAGCTTTCAGCAGACAGTAGTATGAGACGACTTAGCCCCGTGCCACACGCTCTCGCGCAGACAGATCTCCCTGACTCAACACCTTTCACAAAGCCGTTATCCTCTAACTCTATAATACCTTCCCTATTTTAACCCTTCAGAACTCCTCATATAGAGAACAATTATACTATAATAAAACATCTACTCATAACTGCATAGATGCGGGAATTTTTGTTGGTCACATGGGTTCCTACAACATGCTTTGTAACATTATTTACTAATTGTATGAATGCTTTATAAGTTATACTTAACCATTTGTGTAGATTATCATAAGAGACCTCTTACAACAGGGTTATGAACTCTCATGTTACTAAGCTCCTTTTACCTCATCCTAAGCCAAATACTTTGCTAAAACCTTTAAGGGAACAGACAGTGTAACTGGAAAACCCTGGCCTCTGATCCTGGCATCTGCTTTCAGTGCTCAATGTTAAATCTAAAGTCAAAACCTTTATCTCTGTGTTGTGTTGGGTTTCACTCTGTGATAAGGCAATTAGGTCTTACTCAAACCGACAGGCAAAAAGGGAGTTTATGGCCTTGTCCTAGACGTCAAGGTTACCATAACAAAACTTAGTACACTTGAAGGACCAAGAGTACTTGTGAATTGCTAGCCCAACCCTAAAAACTGTATGTGAATTCTACCCTTATCTTTGGGTATAAAAACAGAGACATGTGCACAAACCTGGCTGCTGCACAACAGGGTGAAGTGAAAGAAAAGGACCCCAGGGGATATACGAAAGGgcacatttaaatacaaaacaacacCGCATTGTAAGGTCCTTTCCAAACTAGGGCTCCATTTCAAGACTTTTAACATGGCTACCTTGAAGGAAAAGAGAACATGTGGACAAAGATGTCAAGACTTCGGTCACTTTGTCTGGAATTCTGATGACGGCACTTTCATGGGCAGGACACCAGAGAAATGGGGTATGTATcgcatggaaaaaaaaacaaccaaaagtGACATTTTCTCAAATATTCAGATAAATGCTTGTTTGCAAACATTATTAGTGAATACATATCAAAAGTGTAATGCATGCATGTGCCATTTTATCTCAAAACCCAATTTTTCAGTACAAATAGGAATAAAATGACTTGGTATTTTTCCTCCAACACATCATCCAATGTTGAGCCAAATGTAAGTCACTGGAACATAAATCTGGTCAATTCAAATAAAATCTGTATTGTCTTCATTAGCCAAATGAAACCTAGAACAACTGGTCAGATGTATGCTCTTAAGTAATTCAGGTATATTAATTTGGTACAATTGTGAACCATTTCTGCAGATAATTTTAAATGCCACTAAATTTGCACTACAGACTGTGTTGTGTCTTTTCTGTGGAGTTTCATTTATTACTGCTGTTGTGGTAACGGGGTGCTAGATAACATGAATCTAAAAATTGATATATTACCCAGAGACAAAGAGgaataaataatcaaaaaataGTGACACATTTGGTATTCATAAacatgattcttttttttttttgcagtgtacaTCAGCTTGTATTATGTAGCGTTCTACGTTGTGATGACCGGCTTGTTCGCCCTGGCCATTTACGTGCTCATGTACACACTGAGCCCTTACACACCAGATTACCAGGATCGATTAAAATCTCCAggttagaaaaaaaatcttaatattGTAGAACATAAccctttatattatttaaattaagtgttatttaatgtgaaaatcATTTTCACAGTGACATTTTATCTCTTTCCCTCTGTAGGAGTAATGGTTTGGCCAGACACGTACAACGATGAGGATTTGGAGATCACGTACAACATGTCAGACAAATCCAGCTGGATGAAGATGTCCAGCTGTCTTCAGCAATTCCTTCAACGTATGTAAAAAGAGAAAAGCGTTGATAAGgtgaacaataacaaaaaaagtaCTATTATTATGGAAgctaaaatacattattttgctTTCTTCTTCAGCCTACAACGACACCAAACAGGCACAATGTAACAATTACAACTGTACCCCTGGAAAGTACTTCTTCCAACCCAATTTTAATGCCCCAAAACATACAAAGTGGTCCTGTCCTTTCTACCAAAGAACGCTGGGTAACTGCTCTGGTATTGAAGACCCCACATTCGGTTACAATACTGCCCAACCATGTGTAATCATCAAGATGAACAGGGTATGGTGGTTCATGTAAAAACACTCCAGTAGGCTGTCTATGATAACTTGCAAGTAATTACCCATTGTTCTTCTCAGATCATCAACTTTCTACCAAACAATGGAACTGGAACATCTCCTTATGTCAACTGCACCATCTTGGTGAGTCTGGactacaacattcattcattcagtcattatctgtaaccgcttatccaattcagggtcgtggtgggtccagagcctacctggaatcattgggcacaaggcagggtatacaccctggagggggcgccagtccttcacagggcaacacacactcacacattcactcacatactcacacctacggacactttggagtcaccaatcgacctaccaacgtgtgtttttggactgtgggaggaaacccacgcggacacgggggggaacacacctcctcacagacagtcacccggagcgggaatcgaacccacagcctccagggccctggagctgtgtgactgcgacactacctgctgcaccaccgtgccgcccctggaCTAcaacaaatgataaaaatacatttatattaaaaaaattgttattTCAATACCACAATATTTTCTCAAAATATCACAGTATCTGatcatatttacttttttttccccccaagcACACGAAAAGGTCTTCGTACAAATCTTATATGGTTTGTTTTAATGGGAATTTTATGTTCTATCCTCTTATGCTATTTCTAATCACATTAAATACCAGCATTTCCTAttcttaatttattaattcttaATAAAAAACTTCCCTGTTTAAGTATTTATTTTGCACTTTGAAGGTTCTTTTTGAACAAACCAAATGGCATACCCTAAGCTTGTTTTTTGGTTCACCATTAAGACTAAAATATAAGGTTTACAAATAGTTCTTAAAgcacttttttaaattaacaaattcaaacattctcccactctttagTCATCAAACAATTGccccttaataaaaaataaaaatacacacacacattatttatatatatatatatatatatataaatgcaagTCACTGCATTTTTTGAGTTCCATCTAGGAAAAAGAGCAGAAATAGTATGTGCATCGATCC from Hoplias malabaricus isolate fHopMal1 chromosome 2, fHopMal1.hap1, whole genome shotgun sequence encodes the following:
- the LOC136681368 gene encoding potassium-transporting ATPase subunit beta-like, which encodes MATLKEKRTCGQRCQDFGHFVWNSDDGTFMGRTPEKWVYISLYYVAFYVVMTGLFALAIYVLMYTLSPYTPDYQDRLKSPGVMVWPDTYNDEDLEITYNMSDKSSWMKMSSCLQQFLQPYNDTKQAQCNNYNCTPGKYFFQPNFNAPKHTKWSCPFYQRTLGNCSGIEDPTFGYNTAQPCVIIKMNRIINFLPNNGTGTSPYVNCTILEGHENVQGIVYYPQNGTMDLSYFPYYGKLAQPNYVNPLVAVKFHLINQRHAKIMCRVMSNNIAYQNIYDPYEGKVDFYLKALS